A region of SAR202 cluster bacterium DNA encodes the following proteins:
- a CDS encoding FRG domain-containing protein — protein MSTEWNDHLTSGKFQRVTCRNWRAMLTELRRKLDLFPAGGPKRDKWVFRGETDATRALSSTFEREAKRFKVPPEDRPELERSIIREFRRRAYHYGADLPAEDRFDEWLALMRHHGAPVRYVDWTYSPFVALYFALANAEVGDRIAVWALNTDWCVRQLEHNHPGIALLYSKYQEKRDGNFFRSALLENQVKMELSINPFRFNDRLTLQQGVFICPGDTAATYEENIRGLDEWFLRGSVVQYVLRIDRPFTRDEGLLLLHRMNITEATLFPGMDGFARSLGPRIPQLRKQVNGGSEVGFGGSD, from the coding sequence ATGTCAACGGAATGGAATGATCACCTCACCAGTGGCAAGTTTCAGCGCGTCACCTGCCGGAATTGGCGAGCGATGCTCACGGAGCTTCGGCGAAAGCTGGACTTGTTTCCGGCAGGCGGCCCCAAAAGAGACAAATGGGTGTTCCGAGGAGAGACGGACGCGACGCGGGCTCTAAGCAGTACCTTTGAACGTGAAGCCAAACGTTTCAAAGTGCCACCAGAGGATCGACCGGAACTTGAGAGGAGCATAATACGGGAATTCCGGCGACGCGCGTACCATTATGGCGCTGACCTTCCCGCTGAGGATCGGTTTGACGAGTGGCTTGCTCTGATGCGACATCACGGTGCCCCGGTGAGATATGTCGACTGGACATATTCACCTTTCGTGGCTCTGTACTTCGCCCTAGCCAACGCCGAGGTGGGTGATCGGATTGCTGTGTGGGCTCTTAACACAGATTGGTGCGTGCGACAATTGGAACACAATCACCCGGGAATAGCGTTGCTGTACTCGAAGTACCAAGAAAAACGGGATGGCAATTTCTTTAGAAGCGCTCTTCTGGAGAACCAAGTGAAGATGGAGTTGAGTATCAACCCCTTCAGGTTCAATGACCGCCTCACTCTTCAACAGGGCGTCTTCATCTGTCCGGGAGACACCGCCGCAACGTACGAAGAGAACATACGCGGATTGGATGAATGGTTCTTACGTGGAAGTGTTGTCCAGTATGTCCTCAGAATTGACCGACCGTTTACCAGAGATGAAGGCCTTCTGCTCCTACATCGAATGAATATCACGGAGGCAACTTTGTTCCCGGGCATGGATGGTTTTGCTCGCTCCCTTGGCCCACGAATCCCTCAATTGCGTAAGCAGGTCAATGGCGGGAGCGAAGTAGGCTTCGGAGGGTCCGATTAA
- a CDS encoding xanthine dehydrogenase family protein molybdopterin-binding subunit, producing the protein MDIGAVPLAEVLPLSSTYEANKVLATKTYDVVGTRPVRPDGVDKVTGRAIYGADFKMAGMLHGKILRSPHAHAKIKSIDFSKALELPGVYAVVTAKDLPQTPDMVVELGESVSRVKYSRDNVLADKKALYRGHAVAAVAAVSPHVAEEALALIKVEYEPLPAVLTAPEGMAKGAQLLHDNLRTTEVNQEKGPLSNVAEHIQYKMGDLDKGFAQADVVVEREFNTATVHQGYIEPQVTTALWNNDGRILIWTSTQGAFTVRGEIAKILDVPDSTIRVTPLEIGGGFGGKIPAYLDPVCALLSKKTGHPLKIVMTRKEVFEGTGPTPGSYMKVKIGATKDGKLTAAQAYLAYEAGAYPGSPVGAGAKCVFAAYDIPNVTIDGYDVVVNKPKTQAYRAPGSTNVAFATETIVDEIARRLKMDPIALRLLNAAKEGTRRADGVVFPRIGCVEVLQAMKDHPHYKTPLKGKNVGRGVAIGYWFNAGLRSSVNLAVNVDGTINLTEGSTDIGGSRASIAMQAAEVLGLRMEDVHPTVVDTDNIGQTDVTGGSRTTYATGWAAYEAAQDVKRQMVARAAFIWDRKPEDVTLDRGVFRSISDPELKMTFKELAHKLPETGGPIVGRGTVSTGGAGAGGGSYCGNIVDVEVDPETGKTKILRFTVVQDAGKAIHPSYVEGQMQGGSVQGIGWALNEEYFMTKDGGMANSTLLDYRMPTSYDLPMIDTVIVEVPSPSHPFGVRGVGEANICPPPGAIANAIRNATGLDMGNLPMSPVAITEALAKNKASVNGSRNGKK; encoded by the coding sequence ATGGACATTGGAGCTGTGCCCCTTGCGGAGGTTCTCCCTTTGTCTTCAACGTACGAAGCTAACAAGGTGCTCGCGACGAAGACTTACGATGTCGTGGGCACGCGGCCGGTAAGGCCGGACGGCGTGGACAAGGTGACCGGGCGCGCCATCTACGGCGCGGACTTCAAGATGGCGGGGATGCTTCACGGGAAGATCCTGCGCAGCCCGCACGCCCACGCGAAGATCAAGTCCATCGATTTCAGCAAGGCGCTGGAGCTCCCGGGCGTCTATGCCGTTGTAACGGCGAAGGACCTGCCCCAGACGCCGGACATGGTGGTGGAGCTGGGCGAGAGCGTGTCGCGCGTAAAATACTCGCGGGACAACGTTTTGGCGGACAAGAAGGCGCTCTACAGGGGCCATGCCGTCGCCGCCGTCGCGGCCGTCAGCCCGCACGTGGCCGAAGAGGCGCTGGCGCTGATCAAGGTCGAGTACGAGCCGCTGCCCGCCGTGCTCACCGCGCCGGAGGGCATGGCGAAGGGGGCGCAGCTCCTGCACGACAACCTCCGCACCACCGAGGTGAACCAGGAAAAGGGTCCTCTGAGCAACGTTGCGGAGCATATCCAGTACAAAATGGGCGACCTCGATAAGGGCTTCGCCCAGGCGGACGTTGTCGTAGAGCGTGAGTTCAACACCGCCACCGTGCACCAGGGCTACATCGAGCCGCAGGTCACTACGGCGCTGTGGAACAACGACGGGCGTATACTCATCTGGACCAGCACCCAGGGCGCGTTTACGGTGCGCGGCGAGATCGCCAAGATCCTCGACGTGCCGGACTCGACGATCCGGGTCACGCCGTTGGAGATCGGCGGCGGCTTCGGCGGCAAGATACCGGCGTACCTGGACCCCGTATGCGCACTCCTGTCGAAGAAGACCGGCCACCCGCTCAAGATCGTCATGACGCGCAAGGAAGTCTTCGAGGGCACCGGCCCCACGCCAGGCTCGTACATGAAGGTCAAGATCGGCGCGACGAAGGACGGCAAGCTCACCGCGGCCCAGGCCTACCTTGCCTACGAGGCGGGCGCGTACCCGGGCTCACCCGTGGGCGCGGGCGCGAAGTGCGTGTTTGCCGCATACGACATCCCGAACGTGACCATCGACGGGTACGACGTGGTCGTCAACAAGCCCAAGACTCAGGCCTACCGCGCGCCGGGCTCCACCAACGTAGCGTTCGCCACGGAGACGATCGTGGACGAGATCGCGCGAAGGCTCAAAATGGACCCCATCGCCCTCCGGCTCCTGAACGCGGCCAAAGAGGGCACGCGCAGGGCGGACGGCGTCGTCTTCCCCCGAATCGGCTGCGTGGAAGTCCTCCAGGCGATGAAGGACCATCCGCATTACAAGACTCCTCTCAAGGGCAAGAACGTGGGTCGGGGCGTCGCAATCGGCTACTGGTTCAATGCAGGCCTGCGCTCCAGTGTCAACCTGGCCGTTAACGTGGACGGCACAATCAACCTGACCGAGGGCTCCACGGACATCGGCGGCTCGCGCGCATCCATTGCCATGCAGGCGGCCGAGGTGCTGGGCCTGCGCATGGAGGACGTGCATCCCACAGTCGTGGACACGGACAACATTGGCCAGACGGACGTCACCGGCGGCAGCCGGACGACCTACGCAACGGGCTGGGCGGCTTACGAGGCCGCGCAGGACGTGAAGCGCCAGATGGTCGCCCGCGCGGCATTCATCTGGGACAGGAAACCGGAGGACGTGACCCTGGACAGGGGCGTGTTCAGGTCCATATCCGACCCTGAGCTGAAGATGACCTTCAAGGAGCTTGCCCACAAGCTCCCGGAGACGGGCGGCCCGATAGTAGGGCGCGGCACCGTGAGCACAGGCGGCGCGGGCGCGGGCGGCGGCTCGTACTGCGGCAACATCGTGGATGTTGAAGTGGACCCGGAGACCGGCAAGACGAAGATACTCCGGTTTACCGTGGTCCAGGATGCCGGCAAGGCGATTCACCCGAGCTACGTGGAAGGCCAGATGCAGGGCGGCAGCGTGCAGGGCATCGGCTGGGCGCTGAACGAGGAGTACTTCATGACGAAGGACGGCGGCATGGCCAACTCCACGCTGCTGGACTATCGCATGCCGACGTCGTACGACCTTCCGATGATCGATACCGTCATCGTGGAGGTGCCGAGCCCGTCGCACCCGTTCGGCGTGCGCGGCGTGGGCGAGGCGAACATCTGCCCGCCGCCAGGCGCTATTGCTAACGCCATCCGCAACGCTACGGGCCTGGACATGGGCAACCTGCCCATGAGCCCGGTGGCCATCACGGAAGCGCTGGCGAAGAACAAGGCATCCGTGAACGGCAGCAGGAACGGAAAGAAGTAG
- a CDS encoding proline--tRNA ligase, producing MPPPVLTPQSADFPQWYQDVLNKAELADNGPVRGTMVIRPYGYAIWERMQAAIDARIKIAGAQNLYLPLFIPESYLRKEADHVKGFSPELAVVTHAGGKELEEPVVVRPTSETLFGEVMAKWVQGYRDLPLLLNQWANVVRWELRPRVFLRTTEFLWQEGHTAHATREDAASYARMILHNVYEDFFVNVLSIPPILGRKTKKERFAGAINTMTCEGIMRDGKALQMATSHELGQTFSKAFDIDFTDQAGQVQHVWTTSWGSSTRMLGALIMAHGDDNGLRLPPRIAPIQAVVVLVRDEQGAGDKARELSEELEAAGVRVKLDDYVDGGFGRRLTNWELKGVPVRVEVGPRDLAAGNVTLVRRDTGAKSQVKLEGAAHAVAALLNDVQSQMLADARAAQQKRITSVRTADEAREAAQTGFARLAYATIGAEGEAELSKGGITVRCLQGSDGGVAESEDAQGVTAIIARAY from the coding sequence ATGCCCCCACCAGTACTCACGCCGCAGTCTGCGGACTTCCCCCAGTGGTACCAGGACGTTCTGAACAAGGCGGAGCTTGCCGATAACGGCCCTGTCAGGGGTACGATGGTCATCCGCCCTTACGGCTACGCCATCTGGGAGCGGATGCAGGCCGCAATCGACGCGCGGATCAAGATTGCCGGCGCGCAGAACCTCTACCTCCCGCTGTTCATCCCGGAGAGCTACCTCCGCAAGGAAGCCGACCACGTGAAGGGCTTCAGCCCGGAGCTCGCCGTGGTGACGCACGCGGGGGGCAAGGAGCTTGAGGAGCCGGTGGTGGTGCGGCCGACCAGCGAGACACTCTTCGGCGAAGTCATGGCTAAATGGGTGCAGGGCTACCGCGACCTCCCGTTGCTCCTGAACCAGTGGGCGAACGTCGTCCGGTGGGAGCTGCGGCCGCGCGTCTTTCTTCGCACGACGGAGTTCCTCTGGCAGGAGGGTCACACCGCCCACGCTACCCGCGAAGACGCCGCCTCCTATGCGCGCATGATCCTTCACAATGTTTACGAGGACTTCTTTGTCAACGTGCTCTCGATACCGCCCATACTTGGGCGCAAAACGAAAAAGGAGAGGTTTGCCGGCGCGATTAACACGATGACCTGCGAAGGCATCATGCGGGACGGCAAGGCGCTGCAGATGGCGACGAGCCACGAGCTCGGCCAGACCTTCTCTAAGGCCTTCGACATCGACTTCACCGACCAGGCCGGCCAGGTGCAGCACGTGTGGACCACCTCGTGGGGCAGCTCCACCCGCATGCTCGGCGCGCTGATCATGGCGCACGGCGACGACAACGGCCTCCGATTGCCACCCCGTATCGCGCCCATCCAGGCCGTGGTGGTGTTGGTGCGCGATGAGCAGGGAGCGGGCGACAAGGCGAGAGAGCTTTCGGAGGAGCTCGAGGCAGCCGGCGTCCGCGTCAAGCTGGATGACTACGTGGACGGCGGCTTCGGCCGTCGCCTGACCAACTGGGAGCTCAAGGGCGTGCCTGTCCGCGTCGAGGTCGGCCCGCGCGACCTCGCGGCAGGCAACGTCACCCTGGTCCGCAGGGACACCGGGGCCAAGTCGCAGGTGAAGCTGGAAGGCGCGGCGCATGCCGTCGCCGCGCTGCTCAATGACGTGCAATCGCAGATGCTTGCCGACGCCCGCGCGGCGCAGCAGAAGCGCATCACAAGCGTGCGCACGGCAGACGAGGCGCGCGAGGCGGCGCAGACGGGCTTTGCGCGACTGGCGTATGCGACGATCGGGGCCGAAGGGGAAGCGGAGCTCAGCAAGGGCGGCATCACAGTGCGCTGCCTGCAGGGGTCGGACGGGGGAGTGGCGGAGAGTGAGGACGCGCAGGGAGTGACTGCAATTATCGCAAGGGCGTACTAG
- a CDS encoding MoaD/ThiS family protein has product MAIVFIPSLMRSITEGRETVEVPGSSVREIINNLEKIYPGTKERLVEGHRMKPNISVAVDGEVTPLGILEKVKETSEVHFLPAIGGGGRLV; this is encoded by the coding sequence ATGGCAATCGTATTCATCCCTTCGCTGATGCGGAGCATCACAGAGGGCAGGGAGACCGTAGAAGTACCCGGGTCCAGTGTCAGGGAGATAATCAACAACCTGGAGAAGATCTACCCGGGAACGAAGGAGCGCCTGGTGGAGGGCCACCGCATGAAGCCCAACATCTCGGTGGCGGTCGACGGCGAAGTGACGCCGCTGGGGATACTTGAGAAGGTCAAGGAAACCAGCGAAGTCCACTTCCTTCCGGCCATTGGTGGGGGGGGGCGCCTAGTCTAA
- a CDS encoding dihydrodipicolinate synthase family protein — protein sequence MSKKVFEGVMVPTLTPVKEDETVAVVSTRKLVQYLIGKGVHGFWAAGTTGEFANLSDEQRVLSITTIVEETRGRVPVIANISAASTMQAVKIAKMLKGSGVDGIAATPPYYYPSGQDELLTHYRYIKQNSDVPLWVYNIPSTVKTTVEPATMATLAAEGTCIGTKDSSTAGEALALLNVLIEEKGLTFHRYLGSTHRTATARALGGCGVIPGLANVYADFFVKAWQAGEKGDKEAAKKFHGLLVKGGKLQAIAKGGSPNSAIIGGQKAALKMMGVIDSDCVTRPFRSLTDDERKQLATLLKELGLM from the coding sequence TTGAGCAAGAAGGTATTCGAAGGCGTGATGGTCCCAACCCTCACGCCGGTGAAAGAGGATGAGACGGTTGCCGTTGTTTCGACGCGCAAATTGGTCCAGTACCTGATCGGCAAGGGTGTGCACGGCTTCTGGGCCGCCGGCACCACCGGCGAGTTTGCCAACCTTTCGGACGAGCAGCGCGTGTTGAGCATAACGACGATAGTTGAAGAGACGCGTGGCCGCGTGCCGGTAATTGCGAACATTTCCGCCGCGAGCACTATGCAGGCGGTCAAGATAGCCAAGATGCTCAAGGGCAGCGGCGTGGACGGCATCGCGGCCACTCCGCCGTACTACTACCCGTCCGGGCAGGACGAGCTTCTTACCCACTATCGCTATATCAAGCAGAATTCCGATGTGCCCCTGTGGGTATACAATATCCCCTCCACGGTCAAGACGACCGTTGAGCCGGCGACGATGGCGACGCTGGCGGCCGAGGGGACGTGCATAGGCACCAAGGACAGCTCCACGGCCGGCGAGGCGCTCGCGCTCCTGAACGTGCTTATCGAAGAAAAGGGTCTGACATTCCACCGGTACCTGGGCTCCACCCACCGCACCGCGACGGCGCGGGCGCTCGGCGGCTGCGGCGTCATACCGGGCCTCGCCAACGTGTATGCGGACTTCTTCGTGAAGGCATGGCAAGCGGGCGAGAAGGGCGACAAGGAGGCGGCGAAGAAGTTCCACGGCCTCCTGGTAAAGGGCGGCAAGCTGCAGGCGATTGCCAAGGGCGGCAGCCCCAACTCCGCCATCATCGGCGGGCAGAAGGCCGCCCTGAAGATGATGGGAGTGATCGATTCCGACTGCGTTACCAGGCCGTTCCGCTCGCTCACCGACGATGAGCGCAAGCAGCTGGCCACCCTGCTGAAAGAGCTGGGGTTGATGTAG
- a CDS encoding MMPL family transporter, producing MRAIAGFCYDKRRFIVAGWVLLLVALSVFSGVFGGEFKTDFSLPGSESQAAFDLLKEKGATDLSGYAGQVVFKSEGGVDQPAVRAAMEAFFADIEASVRDTSIASPYQPEHAYQVSPDRKIAYAQINFSERKQEEYLANGITIKDIWRDISVPGLQVELGGDIFADVPNFSSEGLGIIAAVIIMLIAFGSLLAMGLPLVTALVGIGCGMAIVALLTRFLSMPNFMSQVAIMIGIGVGIDYALMIVTRYRAELHGGKDPRAATITALDTSGRAVIFAGTTVVISLVGIFMMRLAAMQGMAGGAVSAVLMTMLASVTLLPALLGFVGKHIDRLALPSRHKGREHGDKRTFWYRWSRVIQAHPWPSLVISLGLLLVLAMPAFSVRLGFSDPGNRQDTDTTRRAYDMLTVGFGPGFNSPIIVITQGPGGQPPDMAAAGTLGEALRGAEGVQSVAGPIPIANGELALFTLFPLTSPQDKGTADLVHRLRDVTIPAATAGNGLRALTSGGPRRLWTFPITTASTCRCSLGPCCCCHSSFLWLSSTA from the coding sequence ATGAGAGCTATAGCCGGGTTCTGCTATGACAAGCGGCGCTTCATCGTTGCCGGGTGGGTGCTTTTGCTGGTGGCCCTGTCCGTGTTTTCAGGGGTCTTCGGCGGCGAATTCAAGACAGACTTCAGTCTGCCTGGCTCCGAGAGCCAGGCGGCGTTCGACCTACTGAAAGAAAAAGGCGCCACCGACCTCAGCGGGTACGCCGGCCAGGTAGTGTTCAAGTCGGAAGGGGGTGTGGACCAGCCGGCCGTGCGCGCGGCGATGGAGGCGTTCTTCGCCGACATCGAGGCCAGCGTGCGCGACACTAGCATCGCCAGCCCTTACCAGCCTGAGCATGCTTACCAGGTCTCCCCCGACCGGAAGATCGCCTACGCGCAGATCAACTTCTCCGAGCGCAAGCAGGAGGAGTACCTGGCGAACGGGATCACCATCAAGGATATCTGGCGGGATATCTCCGTCCCCGGCCTTCAGGTGGAGCTCGGCGGGGACATCTTTGCGGACGTTCCGAACTTTTCCAGCGAAGGGCTCGGCATCATCGCCGCAGTCATCATCATGCTCATCGCCTTCGGCTCGCTCCTGGCGATGGGTCTGCCGCTGGTGACCGCGCTGGTTGGCATTGGGTGCGGCATGGCGATCGTCGCGCTGCTGACACGCTTCCTGTCCATGCCCAACTTCATGAGCCAGGTCGCGATTATGATCGGCATCGGCGTGGGTATAGACTACGCACTGATGATCGTGACGCGGTACCGCGCGGAGCTGCACGGCGGCAAGGACCCGCGCGCGGCCACCATCACAGCGCTTGATACGTCAGGGCGCGCGGTCATATTCGCTGGAACGACCGTTGTCATCTCCCTGGTGGGGATCTTCATGATGCGGCTCGCGGCGATGCAGGGCATGGCCGGCGGCGCGGTCTCCGCCGTGCTCATGACCATGCTTGCCTCAGTAACGCTGCTTCCGGCGCTGCTCGGATTCGTGGGGAAGCACATCGACAGGCTTGCGCTACCCAGCCGCCACAAGGGCAGGGAGCACGGCGATAAGCGGACCTTCTGGTACCGGTGGAGCCGCGTTATACAGGCGCACCCGTGGCCATCGCTGGTCATCAGCCTGGGTCTGCTGCTGGTGCTGGCAATGCCTGCGTTCTCGGTGAGGCTTGGGTTCTCCGATCCCGGCAACCGGCAGGATACGGACACCACCCGCAGGGCGTACGACATGCTCACGGTCGGCTTCGGCCCGGGGTTCAACTCGCCAATCATCGTTATAACGCAGGGGCCCGGCGGTCAACCGCCGGACATGGCCGCGGCCGGGACGCTTGGCGAGGCGCTGCGAGGCGCTGAAGGCGTGCAGTCCGTTGCGGGACCGATTCCAATTGCCAACGGCGAGCTGGCGCTGTTTACCCTGTTTCCCCTGACCTCCCCTCAGGATAAGGGAACGGCAGACCTGGTTCACCGCCTGCGAGACGTGACGATACCGGCCGCAACAGCGGGCAACGGCCTCCGTGCGCTGACAAGCGGCGGCCCCCGGCGACTGTGGACTTTTCCGATTACAACAGCGAGCACCTGCCGCTGTTCATTGGGGCCGTGCTGCTGCTGTCATTCATCCTTCTTGTGGTTGTCTTCCACAGCGTAG
- a CDS encoding methyltransferase domain-containing protein, which yields MPATEQYSFKKFSSNSFYSQQNAHLVAMAGLGSGQRIVDLACGTGGVTRLIADTLRDARNSVIIGIDHSSAALKQAMEDLKDVRNSAVQFVQSQVENLSIAVKDSVDAVIFCNAIHYIPEKDALLTEISKTLKPGGKLAFNTTFFEGAHPPETHVYYRKWMLKATRFLKQEYGLMPSKSDKVQARRQLTPAEYEQLLNQHGFKIAKQEIQTVQFTLEGFQDISSFQDFIEGTMPGVPMDKASVALKEGAAQAFQEIGVEYIPRNWLDIVAVRA from the coding sequence ATGCCGGCAACCGAGCAGTATAGCTTCAAGAAGTTTTCCAGCAACTCATTCTACTCACAGCAGAATGCCCACCTGGTCGCAATGGCGGGTCTGGGCTCCGGCCAGCGCATCGTGGACCTGGCGTGCGGCACCGGCGGCGTGACGCGCCTGATTGCGGACACACTGAGGGACGCGCGAAACTCGGTCATCATCGGCATAGACCACTCCTCTGCCGCGCTCAAGCAGGCGATGGAGGACCTGAAAGACGTTCGGAACTCAGCAGTCCAGTTTGTCCAGAGCCAGGTTGAGAACCTTTCTATCGCCGTCAAGGACTCTGTGGATGCGGTGATCTTCTGCAACGCCATCCACTACATCCCGGAGAAGGACGCCCTGTTGACCGAGATTAGCAAGACGCTGAAGCCGGGCGGCAAACTGGCGTTCAACACCACGTTCTTCGAAGGCGCCCATCCGCCGGAGACCCATGTTTACTACCGGAAATGGATGCTGAAGGCGACGCGGTTCCTCAAGCAGGAATACGGGCTTATGCCGTCAAAGTCGGACAAGGTCCAGGCGCGCCGCCAGCTAACTCCTGCGGAGTACGAGCAGCTATTGAACCAGCACGGCTTCAAGATAGCCAAACAGGAGATACAAACGGTCCAGTTCACGCTGGAAGGTTTCCAGGACATCAGCTCCTTCCAGGACTTCATCGAGGGCACTATGCCAGGCGTGCCGATGGACAAGGCGAGCGTGGCGCTCAAAGAAGGCGCGGCGCAGGCATTCCAGGAGATTGGAGTTGAGTACATCCCCAGGAACTGGCTGGACATCGTGGCGGTGAGGGCGTAA
- a CDS encoding amidohydrolase → MIVDTHVHIWEMPPIAPIGPTAPTFKKLPTEPATAEELIADMDQNGVNMSVLVQTSWSTWDNGYLADSAKKYPKRFVTMGMVDPMDKGNAEISRYWMQDRGCVGFRLHPCYYKEPILTLPQNEAMWKTFVKLGAVIQVQLNVEHAPQVAAVAKKYPSVKIVLDHMAYPDTKEYPHFTSHQPIIDLAKHPNVYVKISDLKPQSKMDYPYTDIQGIIRKLHNAYGINRLMWGTGYPGKHRIKHNWPTLDQELRIIREGIDWLSKAEKDRLLGGTAAEVWNLK, encoded by the coding sequence ATGATCGTCGATACACATGTGCACATCTGGGAGATGCCGCCGATAGCGCCTATCGGCCCCACGGCCCCCACGTTCAAGAAGCTGCCCACTGAGCCCGCGACTGCGGAAGAGCTGATCGCAGATATGGACCAGAATGGAGTGAACATGTCCGTGTTGGTGCAGACAAGCTGGTCCACCTGGGACAACGGCTACCTGGCCGATTCGGCGAAGAAGTACCCAAAGCGCTTCGTCACTATGGGCATGGTGGACCCTATGGACAAGGGCAACGCGGAGATATCGCGCTACTGGATGCAGGACCGCGGCTGCGTGGGGTTCCGTCTTCACCCCTGCTACTACAAGGAGCCTATCCTGACGCTACCCCAGAACGAAGCTATGTGGAAGACCTTCGTCAAGCTGGGCGCGGTCATCCAGGTGCAGCTGAATGTCGAGCACGCGCCGCAGGTGGCCGCGGTGGCGAAGAAGTACCCGTCGGTCAAGATCGTCCTCGACCACATGGCGTACCCGGACACTAAGGAATACCCGCACTTCACGTCGCACCAGCCCATCATAGACCTTGCGAAGCACCCGAACGTCTACGTGAAGATTTCCGACCTGAAGCCGCAGTCAAAAATGGACTACCCGTACACTGATATCCAGGGGATCATCCGGAAGCTTCATAACGCATACGGGATCAACCGGCTCATGTGGGGCACGGGTTACCCCGGCAAGCATCGCATCAAGCACAACTGGCCCACGCTGGACCAGGAGCTGCGCATCATCCGCGAGGGAATCGACTGGTTGTCCAAGGCGGAAAAGGACCGCCTCCTCGGCGGCACCGCCGCGGAAGTGTGGAATCTGAAATAG